In Meiothermus sp. QL-1, one DNA window encodes the following:
- a CDS encoding Xaa-Pro peptidase family protein — MNHSAVDRLRNWMAARGFERFFVQRPENFAWLTGGGDNTVVTLQPAAAWLELTPDHLRLHASQIEADRLLEEEVGELEVVRYPWYAPTSPQGPSDLEHDLTPLRLVLSAEEQARYRTLGQDAARALGESLRFADPDWSEYELAGAIAEELWARGIQPVVLLVAGEERLFRHRHPLPKRARLGRLCMGVVCGRRQGLIANLTRLRSFGHPEAHRLNAQVCQIEARALAASRPGATLDEVLAEIRAGYQAVGRAEEFENHHQGGLTGYKSREVLARPGETTRLQVGMALAWNPSLPGAKVEDTFLLTEDGLENLTLEPSWPTETVEGRARPRVYEG; from the coding sequence GTGAACCACAGCGCCGTAGACCGCTTGCGGAACTGGATGGCGGCCCGGGGCTTTGAGCGCTTCTTTGTCCAGCGGCCCGAAAACTTCGCCTGGCTGACCGGCGGGGGAGACAACACGGTGGTCACCCTCCAGCCGGCGGCGGCCTGGCTCGAGCTCACCCCCGACCACCTGCGCCTCCACGCCTCGCAGATCGAGGCCGACAGGCTCCTGGAGGAGGAAGTGGGGGAGCTCGAGGTGGTGCGCTACCCCTGGTATGCCCCCACCAGCCCCCAGGGCCCCAGCGACCTCGAGCACGACCTGACCCCCCTTCGCCTCGTCCTCTCGGCCGAAGAGCAGGCCCGCTACCGCACGCTGGGCCAGGATGCGGCCCGGGCCCTGGGCGAGAGCCTCCGCTTCGCCGACCCCGACTGGAGCGAGTACGAGCTGGCCGGGGCCATCGCCGAGGAGCTCTGGGCCAGGGGCATCCAGCCGGTCGTGCTTCTGGTGGCCGGCGAAGAGCGCCTTTTCCGCCACCGGCACCCCCTGCCCAAAAGGGCCCGGCTGGGCCGGCTTTGCATGGGGGTGGTCTGTGGGCGGCGGCAGGGCCTCATCGCCAACCTGACCCGCCTGCGCAGCTTTGGCCATCCCGAGGCCCACCGGCTCAACGCCCAGGTCTGCCAGATCGAGGCCCGGGCGCTGGCAGCCTCCCGGCCCGGGGCCACCCTGGACGAGGTGCTGGCCGAGATCCGGGCCGGTTACCAGGCGGTTGGGCGGGCGGAGGAGTTCGAGAACCACCACCAAGGAGGCCTCACCGGCTACAAAAGCCGCGAGGTGCTGGCCCGCCCTGGCGAGACCACCCGGCTCCAGGTGGGCATGGCCCTAGCCTGGAACCCGAGCCTGCCCGGGGCCAAGGTGGAGGACACCTTTCTCCTCACTGAAGACGGGCTGGAAAACCTGACCCTCGAGCCTTCCTGGCCCACCGAAACGGTGGAGGGCCGGGCCCGGCCCCGGGTCTACGAGGGTTGA
- a CDS encoding universal stress protein encodes MQKILIALDSSSCSERAGRVGLAFAKALGSQVVATHVLKPTEDLTQAQRVLEPWVAIAQQMGLSLQTKPLQAEGVAEGIVELAQEIRADLIVMGTHGREGLPRLMLGSVAERVSRLAPMPVMLVRGNGEVEPHAGLFERILAPIDGSQAGRQAFALADWLAQRLGAELQVLHVVPSLPTPVGEPWAGPGAIPIYSWEEARKALEAEGQAILEGARRLARAPRLTTHLRKAQGRREAAVIVEFAREQHSDLIVMGTHGRTGLERWLLGSVAEGVAHHAPVPLLLVRPTPA; translated from the coding sequence ATGCAAAAAATCCTGATTGCCCTGGACTCCTCCTCCTGCAGCGAGCGGGCCGGCCGGGTAGGCCTGGCCTTTGCGAAAGCCCTCGGGAGCCAGGTGGTGGCCACTCACGTCTTAAAGCCAACAGAAGACCTAACCCAGGCCCAGCGGGTGCTGGAACCCTGGGTGGCCATTGCCCAGCAGATGGGCCTCTCCCTCCAAACCAAGCCCCTGCAGGCCGAGGGGGTGGCCGAGGGCATCGTTGAGCTGGCCCAGGAGATCCGGGCCGACCTCATCGTGATGGGCACCCACGGGCGGGAAGGCCTGCCCCGCCTGATGCTGGGCAGCGTGGCCGAGCGGGTGAGCCGGCTGGCCCCCATGCCGGTGATGCTGGTTCGGGGCAACGGAGAGGTAGAACCCCACGCCGGCCTCTTTGAGCGCATCCTGGCCCCCATCGACGGCAGCCAGGCCGGAAGACAGGCCTTTGCCCTGGCCGACTGGCTGGCCCAGCGGCTGGGAGCCGAGCTGCAGGTCCTGCACGTGGTGCCCTCCCTACCCACCCCGGTGGGGGAGCCCTGGGCTGGGCCGGGGGCCATACCCATCTATAGCTGGGAAGAGGCCCGCAAGGCCCTGGAGGCCGAGGGGCAGGCCATCCTGGAGGGCGCGCGCCGGCTGGCTCGAGCCCCCAGGCTCACCACCCATCTGCGCAAGGCCCAAGGCCGGCGGGAGGCCGCGGTCATCGTGGAGTTCGCCCGCGAGCAGCACAGCGACCTTATCGTGATGGGCACCCATGGGCGCACCGGGCTGGAGCGCTGGCTGCTAGGCAGCGTGGCCGAAGGGGTAGCCCACCACGCCCCGGTGCCGCTTTTGCTGGTGCGCCCCACCCCGGCATAG
- a CDS encoding carbohydrate ABC transporter permease, with protein sequence MGRIVQYALLFLATVFFLLPVYLVVVTAFKEPAAISLSTTWQPPERWYWESFTQAWTAFAPKLQNSFFLTVTATLLSALMGSLNGYVLAKWRFPGAHIVFPLMLFGMFIPYQAVLIPLFQFIRDIGLGGSLWGLILVHVVYGLPITTLIFRNYYAEIPDELVEAARMDGAGFFGIYRHVVLPLSLPGFVVVVIWQFTQIWNEFLFAVTLVSSPANQPITVALAQLAGGEAVKWNLPMAGALLAALPTLLVYIFLGRYFIRGLLAGSVKG encoded by the coding sequence ATGGGGCGCATAGTGCAGTATGCGCTTTTGTTCCTGGCCACGGTCTTCTTCCTGCTGCCCGTTTACCTGGTGGTCGTCACCGCCTTCAAGGAGCCCGCGGCCATCAGCCTGAGCACCACCTGGCAGCCCCCCGAGCGCTGGTACTGGGAAAGCTTCACCCAGGCCTGGACAGCTTTCGCGCCCAAGCTACAAAACAGCTTCTTCCTCACCGTTACCGCCACCCTTCTTTCGGCCCTGATGGGTTCCCTGAACGGGTATGTGCTGGCCAAGTGGCGCTTCCCGGGGGCCCACATCGTCTTCCCCCTGATGCTTTTCGGGATGTTCATCCCCTATCAGGCCGTTCTGATTCCCCTTTTCCAGTTCATCCGCGACATAGGGCTCGGGGGCAGCCTGTGGGGGCTTATCCTGGTGCACGTGGTCTATGGGCTGCCCATCACCACCCTCATCTTCCGCAACTACTATGCCGAGATTCCCGACGAGCTCGTGGAGGCGGCCCGCATGGACGGGGCCGGATTTTTCGGCATCTACCGCCACGTGGTCCTGCCCCTTTCGCTGCCCGGGTTCGTGGTGGTGGTCATATGGCAGTTCACCCAGATCTGGAATGAGTTTCTGTTCGCGGTTACGCTGGTGAGCAGCCCAGCCAACCAGCCCATCACGGTAGCCCTGGCCCAGCTTGCGGGGGGGGAGGCGGTGAAGTGGAATCTCCCCATGGCCGGGGCCCTGCTGGCAGCCCTGCCCACCCTGCTGGTCTACATCTTCCTGGGCCGCTACTTCATTCGCGGGCTGCTGGCCGGCTCGGTCAAGGGATGA
- a CDS encoding carbohydrate ABC transporter permease: MTRFFRKKDNFYGFLVILPSLVLLGVFVYGFILQTFLTSLTDWGRDPAQALSANPQIRFIGFENYRELFTGFVDARFRQDLANLFFFTVFFLIGCLGLGLALAIALDRGPRGEGFFRTVFLFPMALSFIVTGTIWRWMLQPEGGVNQLPTLVGLPKGDFAWLTSREQVWRFSWNDLPFFTALVVGLVLAFVAVSAFCGGQGRRGVVAAISAALVLLWGFTLGRSLQPLPYDEYHGFNLALIGIILAAVWQMSGYTMALYLAGLRGIPEELREAARVDGASEWQLYRYVIFPLLAPITLSAMIILGHISLKIFDLVFAMAGPDNAPTDVPALLMYITTFRANQIAKGAAIGIILLVMVALVIVPYLYRQLRSEVRR, translated from the coding sequence ATGACGCGTTTTTTCAGAAAAAAAGACAACTTCTACGGGTTCCTGGTCATCCTGCCCTCGCTCGTGCTGCTGGGGGTTTTCGTGTATGGCTTCATCCTCCAGACCTTCCTCACCTCCCTCACCGACTGGGGCAGGGACCCTGCCCAGGCCCTCTCGGCCAACCCCCAGATCCGCTTCATCGGTTTTGAAAACTACCGCGAGCTCTTCACCGGCTTTGTGGACGCCCGCTTTCGCCAGGACCTAGCCAACCTGTTTTTCTTCACGGTTTTCTTCCTCATAGGCTGCTTGGGGCTGGGCCTCGCGCTGGCCATTGCCCTGGACCGGGGACCCCGGGGAGAGGGTTTTTTCCGCACGGTCTTCCTCTTTCCCATGGCGCTTTCGTTCATTGTGACCGGCACCATCTGGCGCTGGATGCTGCAGCCCGAGGGCGGCGTCAACCAGCTCCCTACCCTGGTGGGTCTGCCCAAGGGCGACTTCGCCTGGCTCACCAGCCGCGAGCAGGTCTGGCGGTTTAGCTGGAACGACCTGCCCTTCTTCACCGCCTTGGTGGTGGGGCTGGTGCTGGCCTTCGTGGCCGTCTCGGCTTTCTGCGGGGGGCAGGGGCGGCGGGGGGTGGTCGCTGCAATCTCAGCGGCCCTGGTGCTTTTGTGGGGCTTTACCCTCGGGCGCAGCCTGCAGCCGCTGCCCTACGACGAGTACCACGGTTTCAACCTGGCTCTCATCGGAATCATCCTGGCCGCGGTCTGGCAGATGTCGGGGTACACCATGGCGCTCTACCTGGCCGGCCTCCGGGGTATTCCCGAGGAGCTGCGCGAGGCCGCGCGGGTGGACGGGGCCAGCGAGTGGCAGCTTTACCGCTACGTCATCTTCCCCCTGCTGGCCCCCATCACCCTTTCGGCCATGATCATCCTGGGCCATATCTCGCTCAAAATCTTCGACCTGGTCTTCGCCATGGCTGGACCCGACAACGCCCCCACCGACGTACCGGCGCTTCTTATGTACATCACCACCTTCCGCGCCAACCAGATTGCCAAGGGCGCGGCCATCGGCATCATCCTGCTGGTGATGGTGGCCCTGGTAATCGTGCCCTATCTCTACCGCCAGCTCAGAAGCGAGGTGCGGCGATGA
- the glyA gene encoding serine hydroxymethyltransferase: MIATPETLPRDELIFELIRQEEERQRNGLELIASENFTSAQVREAVGSVLTNKYAEGYPGKRWYGGCEVVDQVEALAIERAKQLFGAKWANVQPHSGSSANIAVYTALLKPGDTVLGMDLSHGGHLTHGSPVNFSGLNYRFIGYKVRPDDELLHMEDVRALALEHRPKMIVCGASAYSRILDFKAFREIADEVGAYLMADIAHIAGLVAAGLHPSPLPYAHVVTSTTHKTLRGPRSGLILSNDLEIAALLDRSIFPGLQGGPLEHVIAGKAVAFWEAMQPSFKAYAAQIIKNAQTLAAEMQKRGYRIVSGGTDNHLFVVDLRPQGLNGTKATKLLDAVHITISKSTLPYDTEKIIHGGGIRIGTPAITTRGMTEAHMPQIAEFIDRALKGEDPAVLGPEVRAFAAQFPLP, translated from the coding sequence ATGATTGCCACGCCCGAAACCCTCCCCCGCGACGAGCTGATCTTCGAGCTCATTCGCCAGGAAGAAGAGCGGCAGCGCAACGGCCTCGAGCTCATCGCCTCGGAAAACTTCACCTCGGCCCAGGTGCGCGAGGCCGTGGGGAGCGTGCTCACCAACAAGTACGCCGAGGGCTACCCCGGCAAGCGCTGGTACGGGGGCTGCGAGGTGGTGGACCAGGTCGAGGCCCTGGCCATCGAGCGGGCCAAGCAGCTTTTCGGCGCCAAGTGGGCCAACGTACAGCCCCACTCCGGCAGCAGCGCCAACATCGCGGTCTACACCGCCTTGCTCAAGCCTGGCGACACCGTGCTGGGCATGGACCTCTCCCATGGGGGCCACCTGACCCACGGCTCCCCGGTCAACTTCTCGGGCCTCAACTACCGCTTCATCGGCTACAAGGTGCGGCCCGACGACGAGCTTTTGCATATGGAGGACGTGCGGGCTTTGGCCCTGGAGCACAGGCCCAAGATGATTGTCTGTGGGGCCAGCGCCTACAGCCGCATCCTGGACTTCAAGGCCTTCCGCGAGATTGCCGACGAGGTGGGGGCCTACCTGATGGCCGACATCGCCCACATCGCAGGGCTGGTGGCCGCGGGGCTGCACCCCTCGCCCCTGCCCTACGCCCACGTGGTGACCTCCACCACCCACAAGACCCTGCGGGGGCCGCGCTCAGGGCTGATTCTGTCCAACGACCTGGAAATCGCTGCCCTGCTGGACCGCTCCATCTTCCCCGGCCTGCAGGGGGGGCCGCTGGAGCACGTGATCGCCGGCAAGGCGGTGGCCTTCTGGGAGGCCATGCAACCCTCCTTCAAGGCCTACGCCGCCCAGATCATCAAGAACGCCCAGACCCTGGCCGCCGAGATGCAGAAGCGGGGGTACCGCATCGTATCGGGGGGCACCGACAACCACCTCTTCGTGGTGGACCTGCGGCCGCAGGGCCTGAACGGCACCAAGGCCACCAAGCTCCTGGATGCGGTGCACATCACCATCTCCAAGAGCACCCTGCCCTACGACACCGAAAAAATCATCCACGGAGGGGGCATCCGCATCGGCACCCCGGCCATCACCACCCGCGGGATGACCGAGGCCCACATGCCGCAGATCGCCGAGTTCATCGACCGGGCGCTGAAAGGCGAGGACCCAGCCGTGCTGGGTCCTGAGGTTAGGGCCTTTGCCGCGCAGTTCCCGCTGCCCTAG
- a CDS encoding DMT family transporter, which produces MGYLYVAAAASLWGLLGVVSKWAFAQGVSPLEVAFWRAALGAGLFGLQAFLTRQTRIEPADRWAVLGFGLVGISLFYGAYQLAIGSGGAALASVLLYTAPAIVALLSWLFLREPMDAHKLLAVGLTLLGVALVSLQGGGVKVSPAALFWGLLSALTYATYYLFGKLYLNKYSTPTVFLYALPVGALGLLPFVQFAPKNAEAWAAIAFLTVASTFFAVTLYFAGLRRLEATRASVVATIEPVVAAFAAWLWWGERFSLLGYLGAGLVLLGVLWMVLRPHPRAVLEAPRST; this is translated from the coding sequence CTGGGCTACCTTTACGTGGCCGCGGCGGCCAGTCTGTGGGGGCTGCTGGGGGTGGTTTCCAAGTGGGCCTTTGCCCAGGGGGTGAGCCCCCTCGAGGTGGCCTTCTGGCGCGCGGCGCTCGGGGCGGGGCTTTTTGGTTTGCAGGCCTTCCTCACCCGGCAGACGCGCATAGAGCCGGCCGACCGGTGGGCGGTGCTGGGCTTCGGCCTGGTGGGAATTTCGCTCTTTTATGGGGCCTACCAGCTTGCCATCGGGAGCGGGGGGGCGGCTTTGGCCTCGGTGCTTTTGTATACCGCCCCGGCCATCGTGGCCCTGCTCTCCTGGCTCTTTTTGCGCGAGCCGATGGACGCCCACAAGCTCCTGGCGGTGGGCCTGACCCTGCTGGGGGTGGCTCTGGTCAGCCTGCAGGGGGGTGGGGTGAAGGTGAGCCCGGCGGCCCTTTTCTGGGGGCTTTTGTCGGCCCTGACCTACGCCACCTACTACCTGTTCGGCAAGCTTTACCTGAACAAGTACAGCACCCCCACGGTGTTTTTGTATGCGCTGCCGGTGGGGGCGTTGGGGCTTTTGCCTTTCGTGCAATTCGCCCCCAAGAACGCCGAGGCCTGGGCAGCCATCGCCTTTTTGACCGTTGCCTCCACCTTTTTCGCGGTCACGCTCTACTTTGCCGGGCTCAGGCGCCTCGAGGCCACCCGCGCTTCGGTGGTGGCGACCATCGAGCCGGTGGTGGCGGCCTTTGCGGCCTGGCTCTGGTGGGGCGAACGCTTCAGCCTGCTGGGGTATCTGGGGGCGGGCCTGGTGCTTTTGGGGGTGTTGTGGATGGTGCTGAGGCCGCATCCCAGGGCCGTCCTCGAGGCCCCGCGCTCGACCTGA
- the galK gene encoding galactokinase, with the protein MFQRIFGCQPQLVASAPGRVNLLGEHTDYNQGLVFPTPLPHQTTLEAAPGEGIEVYAESFKELKRRKPDEPRQGDWLDYIAGCVWALRRHGYGVPGLRACVRSEVPMGGGLSSSAALEVATLRALRALYQLPLDDVAIARLAQEAEVEYVGVRCGIMDQMAASVGRPGYGLLLDTRDLSTRLVPLPQGYRVVVVDSGVPRRLAESGYNARRQECEEACARLGVSSLRELTPADLPRLSSLPEPLLRRARHVITENARVLEGVEALEAGDVQRFGALMTASHASLRDDYQVSTPELDRLVEAELRHGAVGARLTGAGFGGATVALVAEEDYEPFRQGVQRDYPAARFL; encoded by the coding sequence ATGTTCCAGCGCATCTTCGGCTGCCAACCCCAGCTAGTCGCCTCCGCCCCGGGCCGGGTCAACCTCTTGGGGGAGCATACCGATTACAACCAGGGCCTGGTCTTTCCCACCCCCCTCCCCCACCAGACCACCCTCGAGGCCGCCCCCGGCGAAGGCATCGAGGTCTACGCCGAAAGCTTCAAAGAGCTGAAACGCAGGAAACCCGACGAGCCCCGCCAGGGCGACTGGCTCGACTACATCGCCGGCTGCGTCTGGGCTTTGCGGCGGCATGGCTACGGGGTGCCGGGGCTGCGGGCCTGTGTTCGAAGCGAGGTGCCCATGGGGGGTGGGCTTTCCAGCTCGGCGGCGCTCGAGGTGGCCACCCTGCGGGCCCTGCGGGCGCTGTACCAGCTGCCCCTGGACGACGTGGCCATCGCCCGGCTGGCCCAGGAGGCCGAGGTGGAGTACGTGGGGGTGCGCTGCGGCATCATGGACCAGATGGCCGCCTCGGTAGGGCGGCCTGGCTACGGGCTTCTGCTCGACACCCGCGACCTGAGCACCCGGCTGGTGCCCCTGCCCCAGGGCTACCGGGTGGTGGTGGTGGACTCGGGCGTGCCGCGCCGGCTGGCCGAGTCGGGCTACAACGCCCGCCGCCAGGAGTGCGAGGAGGCCTGCGCCCGGCTGGGGGTCTCCTCGCTGCGGGAGCTGACGCCGGCCGACCTGCCCCGCCTGTCCAGCCTGCCCGAGCCCCTCCTGCGCCGGGCCCGCCACGTGATTACGGAAAACGCGCGGGTGCTGGAGGGGGTAGAAGCCCTGGAAGCGGGCGACGTGCAGCGCTTTGGTGCGCTGATGACGGCTTCCCACGCCTCCTTGCGGGACGACTACCAGGTCTCCACCCCCGAGCTCGACCGGCTGGTGGAGGCCGAGCTGCGCCACGGCGCGGTGGGCGCCCGCCTCACCGGGGCTGGCTTCGGCGGGGCCACGGTGGCCCTGGTGGCGGAAGAAGACTACGAGCCCTTCCGCCAAGGCGTGCAGCGCGACTACCCGGCGGCCCGGTTCCTCTAG
- a CDS encoding alpha-amylase family glycosyl hydrolase, with the protein MLGFSWAQQKIAVTFTYDPPYGLEVRSVSLRGSFNNWAELPMQKTEEGVWQVTVELPPGPVQYKFFINGQWPRDMCEDETFGTPQVDLEAQGCVDDGQGGRNAVREVGRDTGAPSVSEEPWLEHDPGNPRFVSVAAGQLSVRLWVPGGQLRSAVVLADRPYPMVRQLVLAEGEMWRAALPLAVRAYRIQVVDKEGREQTFGPYQIPAEPFRAVDWVAGRVGYQIFPDRFWNGDPRNDRRALETSQARFDKTWTGRLPYLSRWTDPPGDYHCCQQYYGGDLAGVLQRLPHLKALGVNLVYFNPLFDSGSAHGYDTHDYVRVAPRLGDNALLRRVLAELKRQGIKVIFDFVPNHTGLGHWAFQDVVKKGPGSRYWNWYFVRRWPFTPGDGRAYVGWADLGSLPKLNTANPEVQDYLIRVSKFWLNFGFDGIRMDVANEVDPGFVRRWRAELKALKPEVYLVGEVWDLRPEYLQGDQFDSLMNYTLGRGGSPPAFGGALGFARGGPLQHGRRALNELARVYAAYPEAVAAMGFNLIGSHDTQRVLTDLGGGGLRDTPSPEALARLRLASALLYALPGASFIFQGEECGFTGERGQWPVNELYRYPLQWDRCRAEVLRHYQLLGRLKGQLKAFQSPLFRTYLGEGSLLAFLRGEPGVGEVLAAFNNSVGPVGLPLPEGRWRDAVEGRVYQGQVGLAGLGWRYLERVR; encoded by the coding sequence GTGCTGGGTTTTTCGTGGGCCCAGCAGAAAATTGCCGTCACCTTCACCTACGACCCTCCCTATGGCCTCGAGGTGCGCTCGGTGAGTCTGCGCGGAAGCTTCAACAACTGGGCCGAGCTGCCCATGCAAAAAACCGAGGAGGGGGTCTGGCAGGTGACGGTGGAACTGCCCCCCGGCCCGGTGCAGTACAAGTTCTTTATAAACGGGCAGTGGCCCCGCGACATGTGCGAGGACGAAACCTTCGGCACCCCGCAGGTAGACCTCGAGGCCCAGGGCTGCGTGGACGACGGCCAGGGTGGGAGAAATGCGGTGCGGGAGGTTGGCCGCGACACCGGGGCCCCCTCGGTTTCTGAGGAGCCCTGGCTCGAGCACGACCCGGGAAACCCGCGTTTCGTCTCCGTGGCCGCAGGCCAGCTCTCGGTGCGCTTGTGGGTACCGGGGGGCCAGCTCCGCTCGGCGGTGGTGCTGGCCGACCGCCCCTACCCCATGGTTCGGCAGCTCGTTTTGGCGGAGGGGGAGATGTGGCGGGCGGCGCTGCCGCTTGCGGTGAGGGCCTACCGTATTCAGGTGGTGGACAAGGAGGGCCGGGAACAGACCTTTGGCCCCTACCAAATCCCCGCGGAGCCCTTCCGCGCGGTGGACTGGGTGGCGGGGCGGGTGGGCTACCAGATTTTCCCCGACCGCTTCTGGAACGGCGACCCCAGGAACGACCGCCGGGCCCTGGAAACCAGCCAGGCCCGCTTCGATAAAACCTGGACGGGCAGGCTGCCCTACCTCTCACGCTGGACCGACCCGCCGGGGGATTACCACTGCTGCCAGCAGTACTACGGCGGCGACCTGGCCGGGGTCTTGCAGCGCCTGCCGCACCTCAAAGCGCTGGGGGTGAACCTGGTGTACTTCAACCCCCTCTTCGATTCGGGCTCGGCCCACGGCTACGACACCCACGACTACGTGCGGGTGGCCCCCCGCCTGGGCGACAACGCCCTTTTGCGGCGGGTGCTGGCCGAGCTAAAGCGGCAGGGCATCAAGGTCATCTTCGACTTCGTGCCCAACCACACCGGCCTGGGGCACTGGGCCTTTCAGGACGTGGTCAAAAAAGGGCCCGGGTCGCGCTACTGGAACTGGTACTTCGTCCGTCGGTGGCCCTTCACCCCCGGGGATGGGCGGGCCTATGTGGGCTGGGCCGACCTGGGCAGCCTACCCAAGCTCAACACCGCCAACCCCGAGGTGCAGGACTATTTGATCCGGGTCTCCAAGTTCTGGCTCAACTTTGGCTTCGACGGCATCCGGATGGACGTGGCCAACGAAGTGGACCCTGGGTTTGTGCGGCGCTGGCGGGCCGAGCTCAAGGCCCTGAAGCCCGAGGTGTACCTGGTGGGGGAGGTCTGGGATCTGCGCCCGGAGTACCTGCAAGGCGACCAGTTCGACTCGCTGATGAACTACACCTTAGGCCGCGGGGGTTCGCCCCCGGCTTTTGGAGGTGCGCTGGGCTTCGCTAGGGGCGGGCCTTTGCAGCATGGGCGGCGGGCCCTGAACGAGCTCGCGCGGGTCTACGCCGCCTACCCCGAGGCGGTGGCGGCCATGGGCTTCAACCTGATCGGCTCGCACGACACCCAGCGGGTGCTGACCGACCTGGGGGGCGGGGGGCTGCGCGACACCCCTTCGCCCGAGGCCCTGGCCCGGCTCAGGCTGGCCTCGGCCCTGCTCTACGCCCTGCCGGGGGCCTCGTTCATCTTCCAGGGCGAGGAGTGCGGTTTTACCGGCGAGCGGGGGCAGTGGCCGGTGAACGAGCTGTACCGGTATCCGCTTCAGTGGGACCGGTGCCGGGCCGAGGTGCTGCGCCACTACCAACTGCTGGGCCGCCTCAAGGGCCAGCTAAAAGCCTTCCAAAGCCCGCTCTTCCGCACCTACCTGGGCGAGGGCTCCCTGCTGGCTTTTCTGCGCGGCGAGCCGGGGGTGGGCGAGGTGCTGGCGGCCTTCAACAACAGCGTCGGGCCGGTGGGCTTGCCGCTGCCCGAGGGCCGGTGGCGGGATGCGGTGGAGGGCCGGGTTTACCAGGGCCAGGTGGGCCTGGCGGGCCTCGGCTGGCGGTACCTGGAGCGGGTGCGCTAG
- a CDS encoding VLRF1 family aeRF1-type release factor yields MLSEEHIGHIRTLAPPLLSLYLSVNPARPENQGRAYLLRAREAMEATGAPPEVRQRVLAALEEPPRAKTRALFATADRLEAYDLQVELPLLEGVEAHWGEPYLTPLLYVLDEYERVGVVFLDSEKWRLFEVYLGEIEEISGAFRAVDPQAWRRLTQDQTGRRYGPGGAQRAAPDTDHLEQRLAVWTQRFYKEAAAQLEQAMRERGLGRLILMGPKAEVSAFEAALPRRLRERVAATLPSLPSPNAQASEVLRAVEEVLEPLERAREVRLLEELVERGVAGLEQTLELLQQGRLHTLVAPWRPAGRVYQAQDGWVALSPEAARAHGEPIRELELKQVLPELTAAYGTRLELVRGPAEERLRQELGGLAGLLRW; encoded by the coding sequence ATGCTGAGCGAGGAGCACATCGGCCACATCCGCACGCTTGCCCCCCCGCTGCTCTCGCTCTACCTGAGCGTCAACCCAGCCCGCCCGGAGAACCAGGGCCGGGCCTATCTCCTACGGGCCCGCGAGGCCATGGAGGCCACCGGGGCGCCCCCAGAGGTGCGCCAGCGGGTGCTGGCAGCCCTGGAGGAGCCACCCCGGGCCAAGACCCGGGCGCTGTTCGCCACCGCCGATAGGCTGGAGGCCTACGACCTGCAGGTGGAGCTGCCTTTGCTCGAGGGGGTGGAGGCTCACTGGGGCGAGCCCTATCTGACCCCTCTCCTGTACGTGCTGGACGAGTATGAGCGGGTAGGGGTGGTGTTCCTGGACAGCGAGAAGTGGCGCCTGTTCGAGGTTTACTTAGGGGAGATAGAGGAGATTTCCGGGGCCTTCCGGGCGGTGGACCCGCAGGCCTGGCGGCGGCTCACCCAGGACCAGACCGGGCGGCGCTATGGCCCCGGGGGAGCTCAGCGGGCTGCCCCCGACACCGACCACCTCGAGCAGCGGCTTGCGGTCTGGACCCAGCGCTTCTACAAAGAGGCCGCAGCCCAGCTCGAGCAGGCCATGCGGGAGCGCGGCCTGGGCCGGCTCATCCTGATGGGGCCCAAGGCCGAGGTCTCGGCCTTCGAGGCCGCGCTTCCCCGAAGGCTGCGGGAAAGGGTGGCCGCCACCCTGCCCTCCCTGCCTTCTCCCAACGCCCAGGCCAGCGAGGTGCTGCGAGCGGTGGAGGAGGTGCTGGAACCGCTCGAGCGGGCGCGGGAGGTCCGGCTGCTGGAGGAGCTGGTCGAGCGGGGGGTGGCCGGGCTGGAGCAAACCCTGGAGCTCCTGCAGCAAGGACGGCTGCACACCCTGGTGGCCCCATGGAGGCCCGCAGGGCGGGTCTACCAGGCCCAGGACGGCTGGGTTGCCCTCAGCCCCGAGGCGGCCAGGGCCCACGGCGAGCCCATACGGGAGCTCGAGCTCAAGCAGGTCCTCCCTGAGCTGACCGCCGCCTATGGCACCCGCCTGGAACTCGTGCGGGGCCCGGCTGAAGAGCGCTTGCGCCAGGAGCTGGGCGGGCTGGCCGGGCTTCTCCGCTGGTAG